In Gemmatimonadetes bacterium T265, one DNA window encodes the following:
- the mgtE gene encoding magnesium transporter MgtE yields MTPPNPTDSARAPDDRPVGSLLAPDILALLDEDPASLALETEELHPADLADVAEAIPEERVVALLTALPPARAADVLEYLDEDRRSLALEAMTTRQAAALVTEMSPDDRADLLEELSHENEERADEILAEIPEAERAETERLLAYDPSTAGGLMTTEFVYAPETLPVDDALRGVRSVARTGRKEAMYAIYTTDAAGRLAGVLSLRELLAAPEGAKLGDLAWTDVRSVRANATQEEVARLISDYDLVALPVVDADGRVLGVVTVDDVIDVIQEEQTEDVQKLGGMEALDEPYMQIGLGAMIKKRAGWLSALFLSEMLTASAMQRFEGELEKAVVLTLFIPLVMSSGGNSGSQATSLITRAMALKEVTLRDWWRVAFRELPAGLALGAILGVIGVLRITIWQHLGLYSYGPHWALVAATVGCALIGIVTFGSLAGSMLPFLLRRLGFDPASASAPFVATLVDVTGLSIYFSVAYLILHGTLL; encoded by the coding sequence ATGACGCCACCTAATCCCACGGACAGCGCCCGGGCGCCGGACGATCGCCCGGTCGGCTCGCTGCTCGCGCCCGACATCCTCGCGCTCCTCGACGAGGACCCGGCGAGCCTGGCGCTCGAGACCGAAGAGCTGCACCCGGCCGACCTCGCCGACGTGGCCGAGGCGATCCCGGAGGAGCGCGTCGTCGCGTTGCTGACGGCACTCCCGCCGGCGCGCGCGGCCGACGTGCTCGAGTACCTTGACGAGGACCGCCGCTCCCTCGCGCTCGAGGCGATGACGACGCGTCAGGCGGCCGCGCTCGTCACCGAGATGTCGCCCGACGACCGCGCCGACCTGCTCGAGGAGCTGTCGCACGAGAACGAGGAGCGCGCCGACGAGATCCTCGCCGAGATCCCGGAGGCGGAGCGCGCCGAGACCGAGCGGCTGCTCGCCTACGACCCGTCGACCGCGGGCGGGCTGATGACGACCGAGTTCGTCTACGCCCCCGAGACGCTCCCCGTGGACGACGCGCTGCGGGGCGTGCGGAGCGTGGCGCGCACGGGGCGGAAGGAGGCGATGTACGCGATCTACACCACCGACGCGGCGGGCCGGCTCGCGGGGGTGCTGTCGCTGCGCGAGCTGCTCGCCGCGCCCGAGGGCGCGAAGTTAGGCGACCTGGCCTGGACCGACGTGCGGAGCGTGCGCGCGAACGCCACGCAGGAGGAGGTCGCGCGCCTGATCTCGGACTACGACCTCGTCGCGCTGCCGGTGGTCGACGCCGACGGGCGCGTGTTGGGCGTGGTCACCGTCGACGACGTGATCGACGTGATCCAGGAGGAGCAGACCGAGGACGTGCAGAAGCTCGGCGGCATGGAGGCGCTCGACGAGCCGTACATGCAGATCGGGCTCGGCGCGATGATCAAGAAGCGCGCGGGGTGGCTCTCGGCCCTCTTCCTGTCGGAGATGCTGACGGCGAGCGCGATGCAGCGCTTCGAGGGGGAGCTCGAGAAGGCCGTCGTGCTCACCCTCTTCATCCCCCTCGTGATGTCGAGCGGAGGCAACTCGGGGTCGCAGGCGACGTCGCTCATCACGCGCGCGATGGCGCTCAAGGAGGTGACCCTGCGCGACTGGTGGCGGGTCGCGTTCCGTGAGCTCCCCGCCGGGCTCGCGTTGGGCGCGATCCTCGGCGTGATCGGGGTCCTGCGCATCACCATCTGGCAGCACCTAGGGCTGTACAGCTACGGCCCGCACTGGGCGCTCGTCGCGGCCACGGTCGGGTGCGCGCTGATCGGGATCGTCACCTTCGGCTCGCTCGCGGGGTCGATGCTGCCGTTCCTGCTGCGGCGGCTCGGCTTCGACCCGGCGAGCGCGTCGGCGCCGTTCGTCGCCACGCTCGTCGACGTAACAGGGCTCAGCATCTACTTCTCGGTCGCCTACCTGATCCTGCACGGCACGCTGCTGTGA
- a CDS encoding membrane protein, with the protein MHASQRLSQIFGWAFVVVGLAGFAATGGSMDPNHLTAPRLFGVFPVNVTHNVVHLVFGAWGVLAARWLGASRTYLLGAGLAYLVLAALGFVVPDGLGLVPLGGSDIGLHLFLGLGLLLSGMITGRMPASGAAA; encoded by the coding sequence ATGCACGCCTCCCAACGACTCTCGCAGATCTTCGGATGGGCCTTCGTCGTCGTCGGGCTGGCGGGCTTCGCCGCGACCGGCGGCAGCATGGACCCGAACCACCTGACCGCGCCGCGCCTCTTCGGCGTGTTCCCCGTCAACGTCACGCACAACGTCGTCCACCTCGTCTTCGGGGCGTGGGGCGTGCTGGCCGCGCGCTGGCTCGGCGCGTCGCGCACGTATCTGTTAGGCGCGGGCCTCGCCTACCTCGTGCTCGCCGCGCTCGGCTTCGTCGTGCCCGACGGGCTCGGGCTCGTCCCGCTCGGCGGGAGCGACATCGGGTTGCACCTGTTCCTCGGGCTCGGGCTGCTGCTGTCGGGGATGATCACCGGGCGGATGCCGGCGTCGGGGGCGGCGGCCTGA
- a CDS encoding ribonuclease Z, with the protein MSLTLRFLGTAASRPTVERNVASVAVTREGETFLVDCGEGTQRQMMRYGTSFGLGDIFFTHTHADHLLGVIGLTRTLQLGGRTERLRLWGPRGSARTLRQIVALGGGNIDRLGFPIECLEVEPGTPVRRKGYAIVPYPVEHAGAAAVGYAIVEEIRRGRFNPELARELGVPEGPAWGRLHRGEPVTLDNGRVIDPATLVGPTRPGRTVVITGDTRPSAATVDAAQGADLLVHEATFADDEGPRALETGHSTAREAATVARVAGVRQLVLTHISARYSRDARELEAEARSVFPATVAARDGTEIEVRFADEEGVA; encoded by the coding sequence ATGTCGCTCACCCTGCGCTTCCTCGGCACCGCGGCGAGCCGCCCCACGGTGGAGCGCAACGTCGCGTCCGTCGCCGTCACCCGCGAGGGCGAGACGTTCCTCGTCGACTGCGGCGAGGGCACCCAGCGGCAGATGATGCGCTACGGCACCTCGTTCGGCCTTGGCGACATCTTCTTCACCCACACCCACGCCGACCACCTACTCGGTGTGATCGGCCTCACACGCACGCTTCAGCTTGGCGGACGTACCGAACGCCTCCGCCTCTGGGGCCCCCGCGGCTCGGCCCGCACGCTCCGCCAGATCGTCGCGCTCGGCGGCGGGAACATCGACCGACTCGGCTTTCCGATCGAGTGCCTCGAGGTCGAGCCGGGCACGCCGGTCCGCCGCAAGGGCTACGCGATCGTTCCCTACCCGGTCGAGCACGCCGGCGCGGCGGCGGTCGGCTACGCGATCGTCGAAGAGATCCGCCGCGGCCGCTTCAACCCCGAGCTCGCGCGCGAGCTCGGCGTGCCGGAAGGACCCGCGTGGGGCCGCCTCCACCGCGGCGAGCCGGTCACCCTCGACAACGGCCGCGTGATCGATCCGGCGACACTCGTCGGACCGACGCGTCCGGGGCGCACCGTCGTCATCACCGGCGACACGCGCCCGTCCGCCGCCACGGTCGACGCCGCTCAGGGCGCAGACCTACTCGTCCACGAGGCGACGTTCGCGGACGACGAAGGGCCACGCGCGCTCGAGACCGGCCACTCGACCGCGCGTGAGGCCGCGACGGTCGCGCGCGTGGCCGGCGTGCGCCAGCTCGTCCTCACCCACATCTCGGCCCGCTACTCGCGCGACGCCCGCGAGCTGGAGGCCGAGGCGCGCTCGGTGTTCCCGGCGACGGTCGCGGCCCGCGACGGCACCGAGATCGAGGTGCGGTTCGCGGACGAGGAAGGGGTGGCCTAA
- a CDS encoding 3-hydroxyisobutyrate dehydrogenase — MHVAFLGLGAIGAPMARHLAGPPFTLAVWNRTRATADRFSASLAAPAAARVAEMPADAARGAAVVVTCLPTSREVEALLDGADGLLDGLAPGTVLVDCTSGDPDGSRRIAARLGERGVAFLDAPVSGGTIGAERGTLTVMVGGDAAVLERVRPVLAAFGAKIVHAGPVGAGDALKAVNNALLAVHVWSTGEGLAALEKAGVHADAALAVINASSGRSNSSENLFPDRVLTRAFPRTFRLALLAKDAGIAADFVREQGVDAPLITRAAELFRDARAALGEEADHVEAVRVIEAQAGVTIGGAGPHAADAGEAETPEEQATDTLEQPL, encoded by the coding sequence ATGCACGTCGCCTTCCTCGGGCTCGGCGCGATCGGCGCGCCGATGGCCCGCCACCTCGCAGGGCCGCCGTTCACGCTCGCCGTCTGGAACCGCACCCGGGCGACGGCCGACCGCTTTTCCGCCTCGCTCGCCGCACCCGCCGCCGCGCGAGTGGCCGAGATGCCGGCCGACGCCGCACGCGGGGCCGCGGTGGTCGTCACCTGCCTGCCGACCTCGCGCGAGGTGGAAGCGCTGCTCGACGGGGCCGACGGGCTGCTCGACGGGCTCGCGCCGGGCACGGTGCTCGTCGACTGCACCTCGGGCGACCCCGACGGCTCGCGCCGCATCGCCGCCCGGCTCGGCGAACGCGGCGTTGCCTTCCTCGACGCGCCGGTGAGCGGCGGGACGATCGGCGCCGAGCGCGGCACGCTCACGGTCATGGTGGGCGGCGACGCGGCGGTCCTGGAACGCGTGCGGCCGGTGCTCGCCGCGTTCGGCGCGAAGATCGTGCACGCCGGCCCGGTCGGCGCGGGCGACGCGCTCAAGGCGGTCAACAACGCGCTGCTCGCCGTCCACGTGTGGAGCACGGGCGAGGGGCTCGCCGCGCTCGAAAAGGCGGGCGTGCACGCGGACGCCGCGCTCGCGGTGATCAACGCGTCGAGCGGGCGCTCCAACAGCTCGGAGAACCTGTTCCCGGACCGCGTCCTCACGCGCGCGTTCCCGCGGACCTTCCGCCTCGCGCTGCTCGCGAAGGACGCGGGGATCGCGGCCGACTTCGTGCGCGAGCAGGGCGTCGACGCGCCGCTCATCACGCGGGCGGCGGAGCTGTTCCGCGACGCGCGCGCGGCGCTGGGCGAGGAGGCGGACCACGTCGAGGCGGTCCGCGTGATCGAGGCGCAGGCGGGCGTGACGATCGGCGGGGCGGGGCCGCACGCGGCCGACGCGGGAGAGGCCGAAACGCCGGAAGAGCAGGCGACCGACACGCTGGAGCAGCCGCTGTGA
- a CDS encoding O-methyltransferase translates to MTDDAVTTWRAVDALVDGLFVAEDPALAGALVLSAEAGLPAIHVAPAQGKFLQLLARLVGARRVLEIGTLGGYSTIWLARALPAGGRVVTLEAEPTHAAVARANFARAGLADVVELREGPALDTLPAVEADGLGPFDLVFIDADKPSAPEYVAWAVRLARRGAVIVLDNVVRGGAVADPHSPDPRVQGVRRAMELLAADPRVDATALQTVGGKGYDGFALAVVITDP, encoded by the coding sequence GTGACCGACGACGCGGTGACGACCTGGCGCGCGGTCGACGCGCTGGTCGACGGCCTCTTCGTTGCCGAGGACCCGGCGCTCGCCGGCGCGCTCGTCCTGAGCGCGGAGGCCGGACTCCCGGCGATCCACGTCGCGCCGGCGCAGGGGAAGTTCCTCCAGTTGCTCGCGCGGCTCGTCGGCGCGCGGCGCGTGCTCGAGATCGGGACCCTCGGCGGCTACAGCACGATCTGGCTCGCCCGCGCGCTCCCCGCGGGCGGGCGTGTGGTCACGCTCGAGGCGGAGCCGACGCACGCGGCGGTGGCGCGCGCGAACTTCGCCCGGGCGGGGCTCGCGGACGTGGTCGAGCTGCGCGAGGGGCCCGCGCTCGACACGCTGCCGGCGGTCGAGGCGGACGGGCTCGGGCCGTTCGACCTCGTGTTCATCGACGCCGACAAGCCGAGCGCGCCGGAGTACGTCGCGTGGGCGGTGCGGCTCGCGCGCCGGGGCGCGGTGATCGTGCTCGACAACGTGGTGCGCGGCGGCGCGGTGGCGGACCCGCACAGCCCGGACCCCCGGGTGCAGGGCGTGCGGCGGGCGATGGAGCTGCTCGCCGCGGACCCGCGCGTGGACGCGACGGCACTCCAGACCGTGGGGGGAAAGGGGTACGACGGGTTCGCGCTGGCGGTCGTCATCACGGATCCGTAG
- a CDS encoding hypothetical protein (frameshifted, deletion at around 2862952), with protein sequence MEPFPEWYVAHLTEIFALAKPALKVAGSVWVNLGDTYFARWASIRDRGRQGLGGNPRERRRVPMGGYCQEKQLLLIPARFAIAMQDARWILRNDLIWHKPNVPPRPETDLLRLAHEHFFHFVHRLTQGSAKYHKYYYDLPAVETAGTDVTTCYVRSGQDGHTATFPEALITPRILSSCPPGGTVLDPFAGTGRALAVAVRQGRHAIGLEVSTSFAAAARGQLDAELARGADASGNARMAGPSTAPRRTTSPSGSDTASNPHVTATGASIADQRARRCLFLSHVKHESRECIKGPAAKGVCTVSSSSNGPRQDGVAYPYRVFDAGVLRPDSPGDAMPDGKVPAWIYVFDIDAAAERTPNPLVVRKVIGATAGALNHYALSEAPRHAAAALLSDVGIYDILRRRPRAYWPGQAFAIDPERHGVQGATPGDATLT encoded by the coding sequence TTGGAGCCGTTCCCGGAGTGGTACGTCGCACACCTCACCGAGATCTTCGCGCTCGCCAAGCCCGCCCTGAAGGTGGCCGGCAGCGTATGGGTAAACCTCGGCGACACGTACTTCGCGCGTTGGGCGAGCATCCGGGACCGCGGACGACAGGGGCTCGGCGGCAATCCGCGGGAGCGACGCCGCGTCCCGATGGGCGGCTACTGCCAGGAGAAGCAGTTGCTGCTTATTCCGGCCCGCTTCGCGATCGCGATGCAGGACGCGCGGTGGATCCTGCGCAATGATCTGATCTGGCACAAACCGAACGTGCCACCGCGCCCGGAAACGGACCTGCTGCGCCTCGCGCACGAGCACTTCTTTCACTTCGTCCACCGCCTTACGCAGGGTAGTGCGAAGTATCACAAGTATTACTACGACCTGCCGGCCGTGGAAACGGCCGGCACGGACGTCACGACGTGTTACGTCCGATCGGGCCAGGACGGGCACACCGCGACATTTCCTGAGGCGCTCATCACGCCCCGGATCCTCAGCTCCTGCCCGCCCGGCGGGACCGTGTTGGATCCGTTTGCCGGCACTGGGCGTGCGCTGGCGGTCGCGGTTCGACAGGGTCGGCACGCGATCGGACTCGAGGTGTCGACGTCGTTCGCGGCGGCGGCACGCGGACAGCTCGACGCGGAGCTCGCTCGCGGCGCCGACGCGTCGGGAAACGCCCGCATGGCGGGGCCGTCGACCGCGCCCCGACGAACCACATCGCCGAGTGGTTCGGACACCGCATCTAACCCCCACGTCACGGCGACCGGGGCGAGCATCGCCGATCAGCGGGCGCGTCGGTGCCTGTTCCTGTCGCACGTGAAGCACGAGAGCCGGGAGTGCATCAAGGGTCCCGCCGCAAAAGGCGTGTGCACCGTGAGCTCGAGCAGCAACGGCCCGCGGCAGGACGGGGTGGCGTACCCGTATCGTGTCTTCGACGCCGGCGTCCTCCGCCCTGACAGTCCGGGCGACGCCATGCCGGACGGGAAGGTCCCCGCGTGGATCTACGTGTTCGACATCGACGCCGCCGCCGAGCGGACGCCGAATCCGTTAGTCGTGCGCAAGGTCATCGGGGCGACGGCCGGAGCGCTCAACCATTACGCGCTCAGCGAGGCTCCGCGGCACGCCGCGGCCGCGCTGCTGTCGGACGTCGGGATCTACGACATCCTCCGGCGCCGCCCGCGCGCGTACTGGCCGGGCCAGGCGTTCGCCATCGATCCGGAACGCCATGGTGTGCAGGGAGCGACTCCCGGAGACGCGACGCTCACCTGA
- a CDS encoding cysteine desulfurase-like protein gives MTAVAAPATAGAAEADAGLAGLARDAFPALARVHNGHPVAYFDGPGGTQVPRAVADAVAGYLLHHNATARWATPTSRETDAVIAGARAAAADLLGASPHEVAFGHNMTTLAFHLSRALGRALPAGPGEGRALRPGDEVVVTELDHHANVAPWQALVDERGAVLRTARLDAATGTLDWADFASLLGPRTRVVAVNAACNALGTITDVARAAGLARHVGALVFVDAVHWAPHALVDVGRLARAGVDFLACSPYKFYGPHAGILWGRAELLAALDVPRVAPSADTVPERVETGTRNHEALAGAAAAVDFLASLGDSITADTLGTGAPVPRRARLARAYARIGAAERALAERMWEGLRGVHGVTVYGPPPDAPRTPTVSFTVAGRHPREVVAAAAEEGVFLSHGDFYAATVADRYGVRGRGGFVRAGAACYTSAEEVDRLVAAVREFR, from the coding sequence GTGACGGCGGTCGCGGCGCCCGCGACCGCCGGGGCCGCGGAGGCCGACGCGGGCCTGGCGGGGCTCGCGCGCGACGCGTTCCCCGCGCTCGCGCGCGTGCACAACGGCCACCCGGTCGCGTACTTCGACGGCCCCGGCGGTACGCAGGTCCCGCGCGCCGTGGCCGACGCCGTCGCGGGTTACCTCCTGCACCACAACGCGACCGCGCGCTGGGCCACGCCGACGAGCCGCGAGACGGACGCCGTGATCGCGGGCGCGCGCGCGGCCGCGGCGGACTTGTTAGGCGCGTCGCCGCACGAGGTCGCGTTCGGCCACAACATGACGACGCTCGCCTTCCACCTCTCGCGCGCGCTCGGCCGCGCGCTGCCCGCCGGCCCCGGCGAGGGGCGGGCGCTGCGGCCGGGCGACGAGGTCGTCGTGACGGAGCTCGACCACCATGCCAACGTCGCGCCGTGGCAGGCGCTGGTCGACGAGCGCGGCGCGGTGCTCCGGACGGCCCGCCTGGACGCTGCCACGGGGACGCTCGACTGGGCGGACTTCGCCTCGCTCCTCGGCCCCCGCACGCGGGTCGTCGCGGTGAACGCGGCGTGCAACGCGCTCGGCACGATCACCGACGTCGCGCGCGCCGCGGGCCTCGCGCGGCACGTCGGCGCGCTCGTCTTCGTCGACGCGGTGCACTGGGCGCCGCACGCCCTCGTGGACGTCGGCCGGCTCGCGCGCGCGGGCGTCGACTTCCTCGCCTGCTCGCCGTACAAGTTCTACGGGCCGCACGCCGGCATCCTGTGGGGGCGCGCGGAGCTGCTCGCGGCGCTCGACGTGCCGCGCGTCGCGCCGTCGGCCGACACGGTCCCGGAGCGCGTCGAGACGGGGACCCGCAACCACGAGGCGCTCGCGGGCGCCGCCGCGGCGGTCGACTTTCTCGCCTCGCTCGGGGACTCCATCACCGCCGATACGTTAGGCACCGGCGCGCCGGTGCCCCGCCGCGCCCGCCTCGCGCGCGCCTACGCGCGGATCGGCGCGGCCGAGCGGGCGCTCGCCGAGCGGATGTGGGAGGGGCTGCGGGGCGTGCACGGCGTGACGGTGTACGGCCCGCCGCCCGACGCGCCGCGCACGCCGACGGTCAGCTTCACCGTGGCCGGCCGCCACCCGCGCGAGGTCGTCGCCGCAGCGGCCGAGGAGGGCGTGTTCCTCTCGCACGGCGACTTCTACGCGGCGACCGTCGCGGATCGCTACGGCGTGCGCGGCCGCGGCGGGTTCGTGCGCGCGGGGGCGGCGTGCTACACCTCGGCCGAGGAAGTCGACCGGCTGGTCGCGGCGGTACGCGAATTCAGGTGA
- a CDS encoding short-chain dehydrogenase — MASSTQTDSSQTDPQAHVDAYPTKMPALHQEEPGQERDLELKPQFEAPTYKAAGKLAGKAALVTGGDSGIGRAVAVLFAREGADVAIVYKPEEQDDAEETRRHVEGAGRRFVGIAGDVKDPAFVIDAVERAVRELGKLDVLVNNAAHQKDKKSLEEITDEEWDKTFQTNIYAYFRFARAALKHMGEGAAIINTGSETGLQGSKELLDYSATKGAIHAFTKALAQNLVERKIRVNCVAPGPVWTPLNPQSSEAEKVAEFGQKTPMQRPAQPEEMAPAYVYFASTADSSYVTGEVLALMGGQTTAG, encoded by the coding sequence ATGGCGAGCAGCACGCAGACCGATTCATCACAGACCGACCCGCAGGCGCACGTCGACGCGTACCCGACGAAGATGCCGGCGCTGCACCAGGAGGAGCCCGGGCAGGAGCGTGACCTGGAGTTGAAGCCGCAGTTCGAGGCGCCGACCTACAAGGCCGCGGGCAAGCTCGCGGGGAAGGCGGCGCTCGTGACCGGGGGTGATTCCGGGATCGGGCGTGCGGTCGCGGTGCTCTTTGCGCGGGAGGGGGCGGACGTCGCGATCGTGTACAAGCCCGAGGAGCAGGACGACGCCGAGGAGACGCGGCGGCACGTCGAGGGAGCGGGGCGGCGGTTCGTCGGGATCGCGGGCGACGTCAAAGACCCGGCGTTCGTGATCGACGCCGTCGAGCGCGCCGTGCGCGAGCTCGGGAAGTTGGACGTGCTCGTCAACAACGCGGCGCACCAGAAAGACAAGAAGTCGCTCGAGGAGATCACCGACGAGGAGTGGGACAAGACGTTCCAGACGAACATCTACGCGTATTTCCGGTTCGCGCGGGCCGCGCTGAAGCACATGGGGGAGGGGGCGGCGATCATCAACACCGGCTCCGAGACGGGGCTGCAGGGGAGCAAGGAGCTGCTCGACTATTCGGCTACGAAGGGAGCGATCCACGCGTTCACGAAGGCGCTCGCGCAGAACCTCGTCGAGCGGAAGATCCGCGTGAACTGCGTCGCGCCGGGTCCGGTGTGGACGCCGCTCAACCCGCAGAGCAGCGAGGCGGAGAAGGTGGCCGAATTCGGGCAGAAAACGCCGATGCAGCGTCCGGCGCAGCCGGAGGAGATGGCGCCCGCGTACGTGTATTTCGCGTCGACAGCCGATTCGAGCTACGTGACGGGCGAGGTGCTCGCGTTGATGGGTGGGCAGACGACGGCGGGATGA
- a CDS encoding AI-2E family transporter, translating to MTEPVRDPSAPPGTLRIARFAAAATAAALGVIALALGLWEVRDLVFVAFLGVLFGLPAAAGAERLAKFRVPRAAGAALIVVGACAVLGGVGAWLAPTLRRQSAEIQARVPDALGQLDAWLASHDTGPLRFVLGAPAAPADRVDTVVVTPAPAVVAPPQAGPTVGQPTAGQPPSVVGAALRARLVERIRTAGAGHGDPLRVVRATVAAFTGLLLAIFLALYFAVDPAQYARGVLALLPAKRRERGAAVLSSVAIALRRWLVAQLLTMAVLGVATTAILLGLHVRAALALGVLTALTKFIPTVGAFLSGVPAVAMAFLTSPHTAVLVAVAFVLLQFLENHLLVPVLMQRIDLPPALTLLAQGVMTLLFGPLGLLVAVPLLAAVMVLVRELVVSRRPAGEVAVTDAIADDAAHAATAPIPRHAHDASAVRRPA from the coding sequence GTGACCGAGCCCGTGCGCGACCCGTCCGCGCCGCCCGGGACGCTCCGCATCGCCCGCTTCGCGGCCGCGGCCACCGCGGCGGCGCTCGGCGTGATCGCCCTCGCGCTCGGGCTCTGGGAGGTGCGCGACCTCGTCTTCGTCGCGTTCCTCGGCGTGCTGTTCGGACTGCCCGCCGCGGCGGGCGCCGAGCGGCTCGCGAAGTTCCGCGTGCCGCGCGCGGCGGGCGCGGCGCTCATCGTCGTCGGCGCGTGTGCGGTGCTCGGCGGCGTGGGGGCGTGGCTCGCGCCCACGCTCCGGCGGCAGTCGGCGGAGATCCAGGCGCGCGTGCCCGACGCGCTCGGGCAGCTCGACGCCTGGCTCGCCTCGCACGACACGGGGCCACTCCGCTTCGTGCTCGGCGCCCCGGCCGCGCCCGCGGACCGGGTCGACACCGTCGTCGTCACCCCCGCGCCGGCCGTCGTCGCTCCGCCCCAGGCCGGGCCGACCGTCGGGCAGCCGACGGCGGGGCAGCCGCCGTCGGTAGTCGGCGCGGCGCTGCGCGCGCGACTCGTCGAGCGGATCCGCACGGCCGGCGCGGGGCACGGCGACCCGCTGCGCGTGGTGCGCGCGACGGTGGCCGCGTTCACCGGCCTGCTGCTCGCGATCTTCCTCGCGCTCTACTTCGCCGTCGACCCGGCCCAGTACGCGCGCGGCGTGCTCGCGCTCCTGCCGGCCAAGCGGCGCGAGCGTGGGGCGGCGGTGCTCTCCTCGGTCGCGATCGCCCTCCGGCGCTGGCTCGTCGCGCAGCTGCTGACCATGGCGGTCCTCGGCGTGGCGACGACCGCCATCCTGCTCGGGTTGCACGTGCGCGCCGCGCTCGCGCTGGGCGTGCTCACCGCGCTCACCAAGTTCATCCCGACCGTCGGCGCGTTCCTGAGCGGGGTGCCGGCGGTGGCGATGGCGTTCCTCACCAGCCCGCACACGGCGGTGCTTGTCGCGGTCGCGTTCGTGCTGCTCCAGTTCCTCGAGAACCACCTGCTCGTGCCGGTCCTCATGCAGCGCATCGACCTGCCGCCGGCGCTGACGCTGCTCGCGCAGGGGGTAATGACGCTGCTCTTCGGCCCGTTAGGCCTGCTCGTCGCCGTGCCGCTGCTCGCGGCGGTGATGGTGCTCGTACGCGAGCTCGTCGTCTCGCGCCGCCCGGCCGGCGAGGTCGCGGTGACCGACGCGATCGCCGACGACGCGGCGCACGCGGCGACGGCGCCCATCCCGCGGCACGCGCACGACGCCTCCGCCGTGCGGCGCCCCGCGTAA